The following proteins are co-located in the Camelina sativa cultivar DH55 chromosome 12, Cs, whole genome shotgun sequence genome:
- the LOC104731318 gene encoding L-ascorbate oxidase homolog, with amino-acid sequence MRDSCKVSIVLLLVLINGVFGDNPYRFFTWKITYGDIYPLGVKQQGIMINGQFPGPHIDAVTNDNIIISVFNYLKEPFLISWNGVQQRKNSWQDGVIGTTCPIPPGKNFTYIIQVKDQIGSFYYFPSLAFHKAAGAFGAIRVWSRPRIPVPFPSPDGDFWLLAGDWYKTNHYVLRRLLEAGRNLPMPDGVLINGRGWGGNTFTVQPGKTYRFRISNVGVATSLNFRIQGHTMKLIEVEGSHTVQNIYTSLDVHLGQSYSVLVTANKAPQDYYIVISSRFTRRVLTTTAILHYSNSRRGVSGPIPNGPTLNMASSLFQARTIKRNLTASGPRPNPQGSYHYGLIKPARTIILANSAPWINGKQRYAVNGASFVAPDTPLKLADYFKIPGVFNLGSIPTSPSGGNGGYLQTSVMAANFREYIEIVFQNWENSIQSWHISGYSFFVVGMDGGQWTQGSRAKYNLRDAVSRSTVQVYPRAWTAIYIALDNVGMWNVRSESWARQYLGQQFYLRVYTSSTSYRDEYPPPKNALMCGRARGRHTRPF; translated from the exons atgagagaTTCTTGCAAAGTCTCTATAGTCCTTCTTCTGGTTCTAATCAATGGTGTGTTTGGAGACAACCCTTATAGATTCTTCACCTGGAAAATAACTTATGGTGACATTTACCCCCTTGGTGTTAAACAACAG GGAATAATGATAAATGGGCAGTTCCCTGGACCTCACATTGACGCAGTCACGAATGATAATATCATTATCAGTGTTTTCAATTACTTGAAAGAGCCTTTCCTCATTTCTTG GAACGGAGTGCAACAGAGGAAGAACTCGTGGCAAGATGGAGTCATAGGGACAACATGTCCAATCCCACCTGGCAAAAACTTTACTTACATTATTCAAGTCAAAGATCAAATCGGTAGCTTCTACTATTTCCCTTCTCTTGCCTTCCATAAAGCCGCTGGTGCATTCGGAGCCATCCGTGTCTGGAGCCGTCCTCGCATACCCGTCCCGTTTCCTTCCCCTGACGGTGACTTCTGGCTTCTTGCCGGAGATTGGTACAAAACTAATCACTAT GTTTTGAGACGTCTATTAGAGGCCGGAAGGAATCTGCCTATGCCTGATGGAGTTCTCATCAACGGTCGCGGTTGGGGAGGCAATACCTTCACCGTTCAACCCGGTAAGACCTATAGATTCAGAATATCAAACGTTGGGGTCGCAACTTCATTGAACTTCAGAATCCAAGGACACACGATGAAGCTCATCGAAGTAGAAGGCTCTCACACTGTTCAAAACATCTACACATCACTTGATGTTCATTTAGGACAGTCTTACTCTGTTCTGGTGACGGCTAACAAAGCGCCTCAAGACTATTACATCGTCATCTCCTCAAGGTTCACACGAAGAGTCCTCACCACGACTGCGATTCTCCATTACAGTAACTCCAGAAGAGGCGTCTCTGGTCCTATTCCAAATGGTCCCACTTTGAACATGGCATCTTCACTGTTCCAAGCTCGAACTATCAA GAGGAATCTAACCGCGAGTGGTCCAAGACCAAACCCGCAAGGCTCGTATCATTATGGTCTGATCAAACCAGCCCGTACGATCATACTCGCTAACTCGGCTCCTTGGATCAATGGCAAGCAAAGGTACGCCGTGAACGGTGCCTCGTTTGTCGCGCCTGACACGCCATTGAAGCTCGCCGATTACTTCAAGATTCCAGGAGTTTTTAATCTTGGAAGCATCCCAACGAGTCCTTCAGGTGGAAACGGAGGGTACCTTCAAACCTCTGTTATGGCCGCTAACTTCAGAGAATACATCGAGATTGTTTTCCAAAACTGGGAAAATTCAATCCAGTCTTGGCACATCTCTGGTTACTCTTTCTTCGTCGTCGG AATGGATGGAGGACAATGGACGCAAGGTAGCCGAGCTAAGTACAACCTCCGGGACGCGGTTTCACGGTCCACGGTTCAAGTATACCCGAGGGCATGGACAGCCATCTACATAGCGTTAG ATAATGTTGGGATGTGGAACGTAAGGTCGGAGAGTTGGGCAAGACAATATTTAGGGCAACAATTCTATCTCCGAGTTTACACTTCCTCCACTTCGTACCGAGATGAGTATCCACCACCAAAGAACGCTCTTATGTGCGGACGAGCTAGAGGTCGCCACACTAGGCCGTTCTAG
- the LOC104733053 gene encoding probable F-box protein At4g22030 produces MNKLQPSQLVEEQRNATRLFKQLRNRIEMVLREKSEDGISEADVKEVIKRVLCLDKAYPLPLVGTMLEKFPQEFKPANWWPETKPEVIHPITETNGWNSELEMEMREVVEIIKSRDAEEYEKLGNVALKLNRVLAISGPVLTGIAAVSSGFIGHDSGLAGVVATTCASLATVVNTLEHGGQVGMVCEMYRNSAGFFSLLEETIKTERTEDALVFETKVALKLGRSLSELRDLARRSSLSRLQGSSIDECASKLF; encoded by the coding sequence ATGAACAAGCTTCAGCCGTCGCAGCTTGTGGAAGAGCAGAGGAACGCGACGAGGCTGTTCAAGCAGCTGAGAAACAGAATCGAGATGGTTCTGAGGGAGAAGAGCGAAGATGGAATCAGTGAAGCAGACGTGAAAGAAGTGATAAAGAGAGTGCTCTGTTTAGACAAAGCTTACCCACTTCCTCTTGTCGGTACCATGCTCGAGAAGTTCCCTCAAGAATTCAAGCCAGCGAATTGGTGGCCCGAAACAAAACCCGAAGTCATTCATCCCATAACCGAAACTAACGGGTGGAACTCGGAGCTAGAGATGGAGATGAGAGAGGTGGTTGAGATTATTAAGAGTAGAGATGCAGAGGAGTACGAGAAATTAGGTAACGTGGCCTTGAAGTTAAACCGGGTTTTGGCCATCTCTGGACCGGTTTTAACCGGAATTGCTGCTGTAAGTTCTGGCTTTATAGGCCATGACTCAGGTTTAGCTGGAGTAGTAGCAACGACGTGCGCTTCATTGGCTACCGTAGTTAACACGTTAGAGCACGGAGGTCAAGTAGGGATGGTGTGTGAGATGTATAGAAACTCTGCtggattcttctctctcttggaAGAAACgatcaaaacagagagaacagaGGATGCGCTAGTTTTCGAGACAAAAGTAGCGTTGAAACTTGGGAGAAGCTTGTCTGAATTGAGAGATCTCGCCAGAAGATCGAGCTTATCTCGGTTACAAGGATCATCCATTGATGAATGCGCAAGCAAGCTCTTTTGA